The sequence TATATGCACCCGATAAAAATGTGAACGGCAGTACGACGGCTTGCTGCACCACTTGGAAGGTAGATGAGCTTTTTACCATAGAGGCTAAAAACAAACCCAATCCTGAGAACACTAAACCAATCAAAATCAGTGCCGCTACTACATAAAAAATCGTTTGCCAATGGTCAAACCTCAAACCTGTAAAGAAACCAATAATCAAAATCAACACCCCTTGAGCTGTTGCGATAGTAGCTGCTGATAATATTTGGCCTAGTGCTACTTGCAAGCGGCTAGTCGGACTGACTAAAACCTCTTTCATAAACCCTGATACTGTATCATCAATCGTAGACGTTGCAATATTTAATGAGGTTTGAAATACTGTTGCAACAGTAATCCCAGCTAGTAAAAAGGCAGTTGGATCCTCTACTTGATCTGTTTTAAAAATTGAACTAAAAACGTAGAGAAAGAAGAACGGAATAACAAGCGAAGTAATCAGTTTTACTCGGTCGCGAACAAACCCTCGAATATTTCTTAACCATAGTGCCGTGATCGTTCTCATTCTGAAGTCTCCTCTCTTATAGCTTTACCTGTAATTTTCAAAAACACATCATTCAATGTTCCTTTTTTGATTTCTAAGTCTTGAATTTCGTTTTTAAACGGCTGAATAAAATCTAAAAAAGTCTGAATGTTAGCTGCATCAACATCGACATAAAACGTTTCTTTTTCTCTTTGGTAACCAACGTGTTCCTTTGTTAATGCTTCTTCAAATTTTTCCGGACTGCTTACATGCAAAGTCGCTTTATCTTTTGTATACTGCTGTTTTAAGTTTTCAGGAGTATCGTCCACCATAATTTTTCCATCATCCATAATCGCCACATGGTCGCAAATTTCAGCTTCGTCCATATAATGGGTGGTCAGAAATATTGTAATGTTTTTTTCTTTCTGAAGTTTTGTAATATACTCCCACATGCGGTTACGCGTCTGAGGATCTAATCCGGTCGTTGGTTCATCTAGAAACAACACTTTTGGATAATGTAACAAAGCACGAGCGATTTCAACCCGCCGCTTCATTCCACCTGACAGACTAGAGACGTTTTTGTCTTTCCAATCAAGCAGGTCCACAAGCTCTAGTACAAAATGAATTCTGTCTTTCACTTCTTTTTTAGGAATACTATAAAAAACACAATGCATATTCAAATTCTCGGAAATAGTCATTTTCTCGTCTAATGTTTGTGATTGGAAAACGACTCCAATCGCTTTGCGTACTTCATCTTTTTCTTTTGAGACATCTTTGCCGTCAATCAGCAACGTTCCTGATGTTTTTTCCATCATTGTACACAGTGTGTTGATAGTCGTGCTTTTTCCCGCTCCATTTGGACCAAGAAAGGCAAAAACACTGCCTTCTTCTACTTCAAAAGAAACGTTATCCACTGCTGTAAAGTCGCCATACTTCTTGGTATAGTTTTTAACTTCAATAATCGGTTTCATCATCATTCTCCTTTTTCGTTTTTTTTACCTGGAATTCTGTTTTTTATAACAAAAAATAAATGGAGTCTGAATTATTCTTTTTGACTAGATTTAACGAGATTGTTTTCATTACCAATGATGGTATACAGCAGAATAAACAATTGTATGATAGCTACGGTCAAGAGAATATGTGCTAAGCCGGCTACGCCAGAAATAGCAGCGTTTGCTCCTGAGGTTAAATCTGTTCCTAAAACCGTCGTAACGCCTCTAACCGTCAGCATCAGTAAAGTCGATAATAATCCTATATTGTAAATCATGTAAAATGGCTTAAATTTTTTGTGTTGTGTAATGTGGAATACTTTTTCAAACAGCAGCAAAATCAAAAATGTAAACATCCCTAACATTAAAGCATGCGTATGGAGTACGCTTAGCGGCGTCCACCCCGTAAAATTATAGACATTCGTAAATTCTCTATAAAATAAACCAGCTGCTAAACCAAAAACAGCATAAAAAAGACTAGTATTTAATAATCGTTTCATTTTTATTCCTCCTCTTTGGTCTTTGATACCTTATTTTTCCATGTTATCTTCCCAAAGTTACACATGTGTAACTTTATGGAATTAGTATAACGAGGTACGATAATGATGTCAAGAAAGACGAGTTCATTCTATTGAAAATAATTTTGTAGTATTCAATGCCGTTATAAGAATAGTTGTAAAAGCATCAGCAAACTTATTTGTTTTATGTAAATTACTAAAAAAAATAGAAACTGAGATAAAAGCCTCAGTTCCTGTTTTCTATCCAACTACTTTTATCTTACATATACTATATGTCTACTTCATAAATAGTACTCGACGATCTATGAATTTCCTATCTCTATTCGCTCCACGTCTCACAGCTTTAAACATAAAACATTTTGAGTTTACATAACTTTAATACTCTTCTATTCCTTAAATTTTTTTTATTCGAGGAAGTTACATTTTTTAGTCAATTACTACAGTTTCCAAGTTGACTAATTTCGCCCAGTCTTGAATCTGTTCTACCGTCAACACGAGTGAAACAACTGTATGGTGTCCACCGCCTGATTGAATCCATTTTGTTACGCCCTCTTTAAAGTTTGGTTTTGGTTTCCACAATACTCGCGCTACTGGCAAATTAGGAGCTGATTGAGTTGGTATTTCAGCTTCTACAGCATTGATCAACAAACGGTAATGAGTTCCCAAGTCCAGCATAGAAACTACAACGCCGCTTCCTGCCGCTCCATCAAATACTAAACGAGCAGGATCTTCTTTGTCACCGATACCAAGCGGGTGCACAATTACCTTTGGCTTATTGCTTGCCAATGTAGGGTCAACTTCCAACATATGAGATTGTAGAATCATTTCACTACCTTCTGTTAAATCATATGTGTAATCTTCCATAAAGCCGGTCTGTTTGTTTTTAGCCATAATTTTCATTAAGCGATCTAGTGCAGCGGTTTTCCAATCGCCTTCTCCAGCAAAACCATATCCTTCTGCATTTAAGCGTTGAACAGCCATTCCTGGTAATTGTTTCATACCGTGCAAATCTTCAAAATTCGTTGTAAAGGCAGTGTAACCGCCAGCTTCAAGGAATCTTCGTAGCGCTATTTCAATTTTGATTTGTTCTTTTACGTGTTCTTCGTAATAGGCCGGATCATTATCTCCTTGTTCAAATTCATACAATTTTTGGCATTCCTCGTAGGTTGATTGAATTTCTTCATTTGTTACTTTATCCATTTCTGCTACCAAATCACCGATACCATAGTAATCCACAGTCCAGCCAAATTGAATAGCTGCTTCAACTTTATCTCCTTCTGTAACTGCAACATGGCGCATATTGTCCCCAAAACGAGCTACTTTAATATTTTGACTTTCGATAAATCCAATGGCTGCATCCATCCACAAGGAAATATCTTTTTGAACTGATTTATTTCCCCAATACCCTACAACAATTTTGTTGTTTTTCTTCAAACGAGCATTAATAAAGCCATACTCACGGTCTCCATGAGCTGATTGGTTTAAGTTCATAAAATCCATGTCGATTGTATCCCAAGGAATTTTTTCATTAAATTGGGTTGCTAAATGCAATAATGGTTTTTGCAATAATTTTGTTCCAGCAATCCACATTTTTGCTGGAGAAAACGTATGCATCCATGTAATTACACCAGCAACATTATCTTGGTAGTTTACTTCTTTCATCACATGTTTGATTTCATCAGAAGTTGTTACTAAGTCTTTAAAAACCAAAGGATAAGATAAAACCCCGCTTTTATTTAGGCCTTCCACGATCTGTGCGGCATGTTCCTTGACTTGGTTTAACGTTTCTTCTCCGTATAAGTTTTGACTTCCCACAACGAACCAGAATTCTTTAGCGTTTGTTTGCAACATTTCAGTTAGCTCCTCTATTTTTTAGTTTGTCCATAATAAGCGTCTTTCCCATGTTTTCTTTTAAAGTGCTTATCTAACAGTACTTGGTCCATCCGAATATCAAATGGATTCAATTGTAAGGAATGATACGTCATCTCTGCAACTTGCTCCAGGACAACTGCATTGTGAACAGCATTTTTAGCGGATGTTCCCCAAGTAAATGGCCCATGATCGTTTACCAATACTCCCGGAATTTCCTCAGGTGAAAGTCCTTTTTCGTCGAATGTCTCGATGATAACTGTTCCTGTCTGTTTTTCGTACTCCG is a genomic window of Carnobacterium sp. CP1 containing:
- a CDS encoding ABC transporter ATP-binding protein; this encodes MKPIIEVKNYTKKYGDFTAVDNVSFEVEEGSVFAFLGPNGAGKSTTINTLCTMMEKTSGTLLIDGKDVSKEKDEVRKAIGVVFQSQTLDEKMTISENLNMHCVFYSIPKKEVKDRIHFVLELVDLLDWKDKNVSSLSGGMKRRVEIARALLHYPKVLFLDEPTTGLDPQTRNRMWEYITKLQKEKNITIFLTTHYMDEAEICDHVAIMDDGKIMVDDTPENLKQQYTKDKATLHVSSPEKFEEALTKEHVGYQREKETFYVDVDAANIQTFLDFIQPFKNEIQDLEIKKGTLNDVFLKITGKAIREETSE
- the araA gene encoding L-arabinose isomerase, encoding MLQTNAKEFWFVVGSQNLYGEETLNQVKEHAAQIVEGLNKSGVLSYPLVFKDLVTTSDEIKHVMKEVNYQDNVAGVITWMHTFSPAKMWIAGTKLLQKPLLHLATQFNEKIPWDTIDMDFMNLNQSAHGDREYGFINARLKKNNKIVVGYWGNKSVQKDISLWMDAAIGFIESQNIKVARFGDNMRHVAVTEGDKVEAAIQFGWTVDYYGIGDLVAEMDKVTNEEIQSTYEECQKLYEFEQGDNDPAYYEEHVKEQIKIEIALRRFLEAGGYTAFTTNFEDLHGMKQLPGMAVQRLNAEGYGFAGEGDWKTAALDRLMKIMAKNKQTGFMEDYTYDLTEGSEMILQSHMLEVDPTLASNKPKVIVHPLGIGDKEDPARLVFDGAAGSGVVVSMLDLGTHYRLLINAVEAEIPTQSAPNLPVARVLWKPKPNFKEGVTKWIQSGGGHHTVVSLVLTVEQIQDWAKLVNLETVVID
- a CDS encoding ABC transporter permease — protein: MRTITALWLRNIRGFVRDRVKLITSLVIPFFFLYVFSSIFKTDQVEDPTAFLLAGITVATVFQTSLNIATSTIDDTVSGFMKEVLVSPTSRLQVALGQILSAATIATAQGVLILIIGFFTGLRFDHWQTIFYVVAALILIGLVFSGLGLFLASMVKSSSTFQVVQQAVVLPFTFLSGAYIPIEFLPKVLKFVSYFNPMTYTTAFFRTIMLEKGGLTQAGWLKLGLAFDFNGFIVTPWISGVVIAAFGGLFLFLATNSFVHADFNKISRTPAAGK
- a CDS encoding DUF2871 domain-containing protein; protein product: MKRLLNTSLFYAVFGLAAGLFYREFTNVYNFTGWTPLSVLHTHALMLGMFTFLILLLFEKVFHITQHKKFKPFYMIYNIGLLSTLLMLTVRGVTTVLGTDLTSGANAAISGVAGLAHILLTVAIIQLFILLYTIIGNENNLVKSSQKE